In Kitasatospora gansuensis, a genomic segment contains:
- a CDS encoding S8 family serine peptidase: MRALGATMLASGLLLATVPIASADQVRDGQWAIKQFDVEKVWSVTRGEGIKVAVIDDGVDASNPDLAGQVLPGFDPGGKGREAKSESGHGTSMSALIAAKGHGAGGGDGVTGLAPGVKILPIYKNSASNSDAIPEGIRWAVDNGAKVINISQAGKVGNSKWVLEAIAYAASKDVLIVAGAGNDGAGLASPASAPGVLAVGAVDQSGKVWAKSNFGPGLMLTAPGVEIVSAGSCSGSQYCMASGTSDATAYVSAAAALVRAKYPNLTAGQVANRLVKSAKAPSTSAAPKLPDDRYGYGTIRPYEALTQDIPAGPAQGPLTKPDAGGASGSSAPSAAATAPGGTLPGGTDPGQQAMEDPGDFSIVGKGLVVAAVILVVLAVLAIIVIVVLVKASKRRRAARAGQPPVPPYGYPQAQPPYPNQPYGNQPPPQEYPPYGSQPPQQPPYQNPYGSGGNQ, encoded by the coding sequence ATGCGCGCGCTGGGCGCCACCATGCTGGCCTCCGGGTTGTTGCTGGCCACCGTACCGATTGCCTCGGCGGACCAGGTGCGCGACGGCCAGTGGGCCATCAAGCAGTTCGACGTGGAGAAGGTGTGGTCGGTCACCCGAGGCGAGGGGATCAAGGTCGCCGTCATCGACGACGGGGTCGACGCCAGTAACCCCGATCTCGCGGGACAGGTGCTCCCGGGGTTCGATCCGGGTGGCAAGGGTCGTGAGGCCAAGTCCGAATCGGGGCACGGGACCAGCATGTCGGCCCTGATCGCGGCCAAGGGTCACGGAGCCGGCGGCGGTGACGGGGTGACCGGCCTGGCCCCGGGCGTGAAGATCCTGCCGATCTACAAGAACAGCGCCTCCAACAGTGACGCCATCCCTGAGGGCATCCGCTGGGCAGTGGACAACGGTGCCAAGGTCATCAACATCTCGCAGGCCGGCAAAGTCGGTAACAGCAAGTGGGTGCTGGAGGCGATCGCTTACGCGGCCTCGAAGGACGTGCTGATCGTGGCGGGCGCGGGCAACGACGGCGCAGGGCTCGCCAGTCCGGCGAGCGCGCCCGGTGTCCTGGCGGTCGGTGCGGTCGACCAGTCGGGCAAGGTCTGGGCGAAGTCGAACTTCGGGCCCGGTCTTATGCTCACCGCGCCGGGGGTGGAGATCGTCAGCGCGGGATCCTGCTCGGGCAGTCAGTACTGCATGGCGAGCGGCACCTCGGACGCAACCGCGTACGTCTCTGCGGCCGCCGCGCTGGTCCGCGCCAAGTACCCGAACCTGACAGCAGGTCAGGTGGCGAACCGACTCGTGAAGTCCGCCAAGGCGCCGTCCACGTCTGCTGCGCCGAAGCTACCCGACGACCGGTACGGCTACGGGACGATTCGTCCGTACGAGGCGCTGACCCAGGACATCCCGGCCGGTCCCGCGCAGGGTCCGCTGACCAAGCCGGATGCTGGCGGGGCATCGGGCAGCAGCGCCCCGAGTGCCGCTGCCACGGCGCCCGGAGGGACGCTGCCGGGTGGGACGGACCCCGGGCAGCAGGCGATGGAGGATCCGGGTGACTTCTCCATTGTCGGCAAGGGCCTCGTTGTGGCGGCCGTGATCCTGGTGGTCCTGGCAGTTCTGGCCATCATTGTGATCGTTGTCCTGGTGAAGGCGTCCAAGCGCCGCCGGGCGGCTCGCGCGGGACAGCCGCCGGTACCGCCGTACGGATACCCGCAGGCCCAGCCGCCGTACCCGAACCAGCCCTACGGTAACCAGCCTCCGCCGCAGGAGTACCCGCCGTACGGCAGTCAGCCTCCGCAGCAGCCGCCGTACCAGAATCCTTACGGTTCCGGTGGCAACCAGTGA
- a CDS encoding MFS transporter, protein MTTASPTSVDAVRPEDPLPEEESGGVLSGPYRALTLGIVSVVLLLAFEATAVNTAMPEAARQLHGFGLYAFAFSGYFTSTLFALVVSGQWADRRGPMGPLFTGIAVFGVGLVVAGAAVNMWMFVAGRAVQGLGGGLVIVALYVVVGRAFPERLRPAVFAAFSAAWVLPSILGPLISGAVTQHLGWRWVFLAVPVLILLPLAVMGPALRRAERAQPPRLGAEFDLRRTGLAAMAAVGAALLQYAGQRRDLLGLIPAAVGAALLVPAVLRLLPAGALRAARGLPTVIVLRGVAAGAFFTAELFIPLMMVTQRHLSLTMAGLTLTSGGLSWALGSWLQGRPAADRHREALIRLGFLLTAVSIAGAALVLIPAVPVWVPAVAWAVGGIGMGLAVASISVLMMKLSTPEEAGINSASLQLSDALGNVALAGLAGVLFAALGGGSMAVSDVAADAVAEAASVPVAPFAVIFAVMTGVALLGAALTSRVKAA, encoded by the coding sequence ATGACCACAGCCTCCCCCACCTCGGTCGATGCCGTCCGCCCGGAAGACCCGCTCCCGGAAGAGGAGAGCGGCGGCGTGCTGAGCGGCCCGTACCGTGCGCTCACCCTCGGGATCGTCTCGGTCGTCCTGCTGCTCGCCTTCGAGGCGACGGCGGTGAACACCGCGATGCCGGAGGCGGCCAGGCAGCTGCACGGGTTCGGGCTGTACGCCTTCGCCTTCTCGGGGTACTTCACCTCGACGCTGTTCGCGCTGGTGGTCTCGGGGCAGTGGGCGGACCGGCGTGGGCCGATGGGGCCGCTGTTCACCGGGATAGCCGTGTTCGGGGTCGGCCTGGTGGTGGCCGGGGCGGCGGTGAACATGTGGATGTTCGTGGCGGGCCGGGCGGTGCAGGGACTCGGTGGCGGGCTGGTGATCGTGGCGCTGTACGTGGTGGTCGGCCGGGCGTTCCCGGAGCGGCTGCGGCCGGCCGTGTTCGCGGCCTTCTCGGCGGCCTGGGTGCTGCCCTCGATCCTCGGGCCGCTGATCTCGGGTGCGGTGACCCAGCACCTGGGCTGGCGCTGGGTGTTCCTGGCGGTGCCGGTGCTGATCCTGCTGCCGCTGGCGGTGATGGGCCCGGCCCTGCGCCGGGCCGAGCGGGCCCAGCCGCCGCGGCTGGGTGCGGAGTTCGACCTGCGGCGGACCGGACTGGCGGCGATGGCCGCGGTCGGCGCGGCACTGTTGCAGTACGCGGGGCAGCGCCGGGACCTGCTCGGGCTGATCCCGGCGGCGGTGGGGGCGGCGCTGCTGGTGCCGGCCGTGCTGCGGCTGCTGCCGGCCGGGGCGCTGCGGGCGGCCCGCGGGCTGCCGACGGTGATCGTGCTGCGCGGGGTGGCGGCGGGGGCGTTCTTCACCGCCGAGCTGTTCATCCCGCTGATGATGGTCACCCAGCGGCACCTTTCGCTGACCATGGCGGGGCTGACGCTGACCAGCGGCGGGCTGTCCTGGGCGCTGGGTTCCTGGCTGCAGGGGCGGCCGGCGGCGGACCGGCACCGGGAGGCGCTGATCCGGCTGGGCTTCCTGCTGACGGCGGTGTCGATCGCGGGGGCGGCGCTGGTGCTGATACCGGCGGTGCCGGTCTGGGTGCCTGCGGTGGCCTGGGCGGTCGGCGGGATCGGGATGGGGCTGGCGGTGGCCAGCATCAGCGTGCTGATGATGAAGCTCTCCACGCCGGAGGAGGCGGGGATCAACTCCGCCTCGCTCCAGCTCAGCGACGCGCTCGGGAACGTCGCGCTGGCCGGTCTGGCCGGCGTGCTGTTCGCCGCGCTCGGCGGTGGCTCGATGGCGGTGTCGGACGTGGCCGCCGACGCGGTGGCGGAGGCGGCGAGCGTGCCGGTCGCGCCGTTCGCGGTGATCTTCGCGGTGATGACGGGCGTGGCCCTGCTGGGTGCCGCCCTCACCAGCCGGGTGAAGGCGGCCTGA
- a CDS encoding WXG100 family type VII secretion target: protein MARNPYFESKALIPLKGMLEVSKPERLKEVSEHWKNVEAELRSAADDLKKAVEHATQNWQGVAAQGFATRAGVIHTSMSNTAAHAVQTSSAMNYASQALSQSKSAMNGIDVPSSFESGMKWASDLGQRSDAQFKADVAGGMDRVSAVNKNYDELSATEIAHQYAIGVMEDLAPHYEEAAKYMQPPNENVEDPSKPYPPAPDKQWTQPPPKDRTGDIRNPQVPPGSGDSGDKPRQIDPNTPRHPGPDIPVHPGPTLPPGPGGPGHTLPPVTTLPHPGLDLDSVKPPVTGTPLPSTHNPLPGGPGIGGGHQPGGGPGLGLPGFGGGPGLGGGGGGRGGGLGGGSGRGSGGLSGSGAGGGAGGRAGGAGAGAGAGAAGGAAGQGRGGAPGMGGMPGGGAAGGKAGAGKPSLVRREGGTVGGAKAGGASGRAFTQGGSGLGQGGQGRGGAAGAGGMPGAGGSGGKKKDKGNRPDYLVEDEDTWRSGGRANPPVIE, encoded by the coding sequence ATGGCACGGAACCCGTACTTCGAGAGCAAGGCACTGATCCCGCTCAAGGGGATGCTTGAGGTCTCCAAGCCCGAGCGGCTGAAGGAGGTCAGCGAGCACTGGAAGAACGTGGAGGCTGAACTCCGCAGTGCCGCCGACGATTTGAAGAAGGCAGTGGAGCACGCGACCCAGAACTGGCAGGGGGTCGCAGCTCAGGGGTTCGCCACCCGGGCAGGGGTCATCCACACCAGCATGTCGAACACGGCCGCGCACGCCGTGCAGACCTCCAGCGCGATGAACTACGCCAGCCAGGCGCTGAGCCAGAGCAAGTCGGCCATGAACGGTATCGACGTGCCCAGCTCCTTCGAGAGTGGCATGAAGTGGGCCAGCGACCTCGGCCAGCGCTCGGACGCTCAGTTCAAGGCTGACGTCGCCGGTGGTATGGACCGTGTCAGCGCAGTCAACAAGAACTATGACGAGCTGTCGGCCACCGAGATCGCGCACCAGTACGCGATCGGTGTCATGGAAGACCTCGCGCCCCACTACGAGGAGGCTGCGAAGTACATGCAGCCGCCGAACGAGAATGTCGAAGACCCGAGCAAGCCGTACCCGCCCGCGCCCGACAAGCAGTGGACGCAGCCGCCGCCCAAGGACCGCACGGGCGACATCCGCAACCCCCAGGTGCCGCCGGGCTCGGGTGACTCGGGCGACAAGCCCAGGCAGATCGACCCCAACACGCCGAGGCACCCGGGGCCGGATATCCCGGTGCACCCGGGGCCGACCCTGCCGCCCGGGCCGGGTGGGCCGGGGCACACGTTGCCGCCGGTGACGACGTTGCCGCATCCGGGGCTTGACCTGGACAGTGTCAAGCCGCCCGTGACGGGTACTCCGCTGCCGTCGACGCACAACCCGCTGCCGGGTGGTCCCGGTATCGGTGGTGGGCACCAGCCGGGTGGCGGGCCTGGGCTCGGGTTGCCCGGGTTCGGTGGCGGGCCGGGGCTCGGTGGTGGTGGCGGTGGCCGCGGTGGTGGCCTCGGTGGGGGCAGTGGCCGCGGTAGCGGTGGGCTGTCCGGCAGTGGTGCCGGTGGTGGTGCGGGTGGCCGGGCCGGTGGCGCGGGTGCCGGTGCCGGTGCTGGTGCGGCCGGTGGGGCTGCCGGGCAGGGCCGTGGGGGTGCGCCCGGTATGGGTGGCATGCCCGGTGGCGGTGCGGCCGGTGGCAAGGCCGGTGCCGGTAAGCCGAGCCTGGTCCGGCGTGAGGGCGGTACGGTCGGTGGCGCGAAGGCGGGCGGCGCGAGCGGCCGGGCCTTCACCCAGGGCGGTTCCGGTCTCGGCCAGGGTGGCCAGGGCCGTGGCGGTGCGGCCGGTGCGGGCGGTATGCCCGGGGCCGGCGGCAGCGGCGGGAAGAAGAAGGACAAGGGCAACCGTCCCGACTACCTGGTCGAGGACGAGGACACCTGGCGTTCCGGCGGCCGGGCCAACCCGCCGGTGATCGAGTAG
- a CDS encoding DMT family transporter: protein MAWVVLIIAGVLETVWAVALEASKGFSRLVPSVVFGVALVLSMGGLAYAMKSIPLGTGYAIWVGIGAIGTALYGMAVMGDAVTAVRITCLVLILGGVVGLKVLH, encoded by the coding sequence ATGGCCTGGGTTGTTCTGATCATCGCCGGTGTGCTGGAGACGGTGTGGGCGGTCGCCCTGGAGGCGTCCAAGGGGTTCTCGCGGCTGGTGCCGAGCGTGGTGTTCGGGGTCGCGCTGGTGCTGAGCATGGGCGGGCTGGCGTACGCGATGAAGTCGATCCCGCTCGGTACGGGGTACGCGATCTGGGTCGGCATCGGGGCGATCGGGACCGCGCTGTACGGCATGGCGGTGATGGGGGACGCGGTGACGGCGGTCCGGATCACCTGTCTGGTGCTGATCCTCGGCGGTGTGGTCGGGCTCAAGGTGCTGCACTGA